In Gossypium hirsutum isolate 1008001.06 chromosome A10, Gossypium_hirsutum_v2.1, whole genome shotgun sequence, the DNA window TAGGATGAGACAATTTCAAGGTCCCACTAACGCCACTTTGTTACAGCTATATCTCTATTGAATCgcattttttttatatgtggTGGCAGCTTAGAGTGCTTGACCGCGCCTCAAATTcttccaaaaaatatatataataataattaaataccaaAGCTCGCCTCACTGTAGCCCAATTTTCTCCTGTAAAATTGTTTGTTGCGGCGGCCGCTCATTTAGTAGTAAAAATTTGGCCTTCGAATTCCCTATAGTTACCTGAGTTGCCACTGTGGTGGATTTGTGGCGACGGTTAGATGGAGGCTGGGGTAACGACGACGGCGACTACAACAGCGTCGTTCAGTTCGATACTTGATAAACCCCTCAGCCAACTAACCGAAGAAGACATTTCTCAACTCACTCGCGAAGACTGTCGCAAATTCCTCAAAGAAAAAGgtgcttttgattttttttttttgatcttCTTTTACTTCTGCTTTTGCCCTTTCTTGGTCTCCGTATTTTCTTAACCGTATCCAGAATACTGGGAAACATGGAGGGAcagccaaaaaaaaaattgtaatatgtAAACATTGACACGTGACGTTACAGGAATGCGTAGGCCGTCATGGAACAAGTCGCAGGCGATCCAGCAAGTGATTTCGTTCAAGGCGTTGTTGGAAAGCAACGAAGATTCCGGCGCCGGAGCTCGCCGGAAAATCCTTGTTTGTCCACCACCATCACATTTTCCTCCGCAAAATGCGGTGGCGCGTCTTATTTCACTCTTATTTCTTCTTAAGCCACTTTTCTGGGTTCTGTTTGCTTCATTTTGTTATTTGGATAAATGGATAATGATCTTGGAATGCTCTGTTTAGGTCGCTTCAAATTCTGGTGAGTCAGTAAAAGAAGCAGTCTTTGGAGAAGAAGAAAGCCTGTACGGCCAAAAAGATCTTTCTTTGAAAGCTGCCCCGGTCGTGCAGATGAATTGTCAGGGCGGTGACACGGATGACAAGACTCTTTCGCCTAggtttaatttcaatttcctATTACTACGAATTGTGGTTTTTATCTAATTCCTTTTGTTATTGATGGGCTTGGatatataatcaatttattaatttatatcttttaaaCAGTGATGCAATGGTAATTGGGTTTTCAAAAGGAATGATATTGATGGACTCTCTCTAATATTTCTTTCAGTTTAGGATAGTTCATCTTTGATGTGAAGCACTGTGCTATTATCTTTACCTTCCGTTGATCTATGGAAATTGCATTGACCTATAGAATGTTAAGTGGTGAGAGTTTGGCTTTGTACATTGAGTGGATATTGCTCTAACGCGGATAATATAGTCAAGGCAAACAGTTAACAACTTGCTTGTTTGATATATATgcaaatatattatatttctatttgtGAATAGGTGTGCTAATTGTGTTCAATTTAGATTTACATTGAAAACTTATAGTTGTATACTCTTGTTTGTTTTCTTCAGTTTAGGCTCTCCACGGGAGTATTCAAAATTGCCTGGCAGAAGTCAATATGAAACAAATGAGCTGGGTGGGCAAATGACAATTTTTTACTGTGGAAAGATCAATGTGTACGATAGTGTACCACTTGCTAAGGTAATGAAGCTTCCTCTTTCTGTGGATATATACCTGGAGAACAATAGTGGCATGTTGGCCTTCTTCCAATGTATCCAAATATGGGTTTGCAGGCACGAGCAATCATGCACCTGGCAGCTTCTCCTATTGATTTTCCTCAGGGCAATCTTTGTAATCAAAATGGTGCCTTTAGTTCCTTTCTGGGTCATGTACAAGAAGCCGAAGCCAAAAATGACCTTATTTCATCTATTGCTTTGAGCTTGAATTCTCATACCATGCACACTGGTTAGTGTCTTCAAATGGATAAATGAATTGCTCTATTTGGCTATTGCGATTATCAAACATCTATGCTGCAATTGAACTGTAGCAGCATTTAAGttaatggaaaagagaacacagACATTGGTTGTTACTGATGTTTGGACTGGATTGCCATTTCTTTTTGCACTTGAAACATATGTCTTTGTTATCTTTATAGAAGGAAACTAACGTTTCATCTCTTTTTAATAATTTCCACTAGGCATGCTTTTTGTAGGTTGTATAACTTCCTTTCAATCGTATATGTATTAAGAGATCATATATGTATTAAGAGCTAGATGCTGTGTATAAGTGTTTTAGATATACTAAACAGAAAATAGACTATTAGCATGACAGTGGCACATGAATGCTGAGATTTAGTTAATTCCAATAACATTTCCTGGTTGACAGTTTTcccttctttatttttctttttaatttttaatcttattGCTGAATTTAGTAACTTGTTGACAATTTAGTGGTTGTGATTACAATTTGCCTTCACAGAGAAGATGACAGAATATCAGCAGCAGTTTAGTAGGGGAAAAACAAACATTAGTCGTGATTCTGGTAtggtattttcttttcttcatttattgTTCTGATTTAGTGTTCTATAATATGCAAATGCTTCATAACTTTTGTTTCTTAGTGTAAAAATTCTCTACATAAATAATAGAAATTGAGTTTTGAATTTCATTGGCAATATTTTGCAGCCAAATGATAGGGTCTAGACGAGCAGTCCATTATCAtgatattataattaattcaaatgTGGAGAGATTGCCAAGGAGATAAAACTCTATGTTTTTATCTACCATAAACTTTACCTATTGGCTGAGCTATTATATACTTGGTTATAGATAAAACTTGAGAAGAATGCACATGTCCAAAGATTTGCTACCAAGATACATAGAGACTGATCCTAACTTATATGTCATCATTAAAAAGCTTAGTTCTGTTGTTCTAGAGTTTAGTTCCCACCTTTTTATTTATGCAACATGTAAAATAAAGTTCTTGATCATGTTAGTTTTTTTCACTAAATAAACTCTAGAAAAGCATATCCAAATGGCTCCTCGAAAATGTCAGCGCCTTGGGGTCTTCATGATACTTTATTGATGATTGGGCCATTGAGaaagtaaaaattattttttactgcTTGATAATATACCATTATTGGCTCTTTATTTCCTGTTGTAACACTTGTTGCTCGGTCTAAAGATGTAGATGGACAGGTGAGCAGAAAAGTATCATTGCAGCGATATCTTGAAAAGCGAAAAGACAGGTATCTATACCAGCTAAGATATCGTTTGCTGAATTTACTTGTAATCTCAATTTACAAACCAGCAGAGCTATATCATTTTGCACAATTTGGTAtctgaataaaaagaaaaaaaattacaattaagtATCCAAAATTTACTTCCGTCACTTGCTAGTCTATGACTATAAATGTTTTAAAGACATGCTAGTTTTTTGAACAGTATAAAAATGCGAGACATGGTAATTTTATTCGTTCagcatttttaaaatattttattttaaaaatgatttttttatcttAGTTTCACTCTTTTGAATTAGAAAACATAacaaatttaatttctattttggattaaactattttaattctttgaatttttgaaaagaaaattaaaagaggaGAATCAGGAAAAAAGAAGgaattagagagagagagagagagagagagagagagagaaggggAGAGAAGGGGAAAGGGTGCTGGCCAGCCCAAGGTATTCTTGCCCTCTATCTTCCTCATTTTTCTCTTCCGCTTTTCTTCCCCAGCCTGCCGCCAATCTTGTTATCTCGAAGCAGACCCATGGCAGATTGgtcctttctctctttttttccctagaatttttattgattttataattCTAAGTTTTTAgcttattattttgaaatttgaaaaatagtttgTTGACCTTGAAATGCTGATATGGCATTGATTTTGGCAGACGACCTTCTATTATTAGACCTACGTTGGCATTATGTAATGATGTTAGCCACTTGAGTAACTTGACAGATACACATTTGGGTACTTAActgagaattttttttctttaggtCCCAAATCACGAAAGGGGTATACTTCAACCACCTATTCATGCCCTTAGAATATATTTCTGGATTACATGTATTAACCCTTAGAATATATTTTTGGATTATTCTTCTGTTAGGGGAAGATTCTTTAAAGGCAGGAAAAATGCAGGACAAACTTTGTCTAGCTCGGAGATGTACCTGAACCATCAGATAAGAGCTAACTACTTAAATGGACAAACAAATCGGAGCAGAACAAGTTCTCCACCACAGTCTGGAATGCCACATGCATTTTATAGCTCAGCTGACAACCAAGAGCTTGTGAATTTTTCTGTAGATCTCAATGATGAAGGTAAGTTTTGAAGTAATCTTTACATTTTTGTATGATGTAAAGATGCTACGTAGTTTGCAGTCACACCTAGTACTGCA includes these proteins:
- the LOC107897684 gene encoding protein TIFY 4B isoform X4; this encodes MEAGVTTTATTTASFSSILDKPLSQLTEEDISQLTREDCRKFLKEKGMRRPSWNKSQAIQQVISFKALLESNEDSGAGARRKILVCPPPSHFPPQNAVVASNSGESVKEAVFGEEESLYGQKDLSLKAAPVVQMNCQGGDTDDKTLSPSLGSPREYSKLPGRSQYETNELGGQMTIFYCGKINVYDSVPLAKARAIMHLAASPIDFPQGNLCNQNGAFSSFLGHVQEAEAKNDLISSIALSLNSHTMHTEKMTEYQQQFSRGKTNISRDSDVDGQVSRKVSLQRYLEKRKDRRPSIIRPTLALCNDVSHLSNLTDTHLGT
- the LOC107897684 gene encoding protein TIFY 4B isoform X3 produces the protein MEAGVTTTATTTASFSSILDKPLSQLTEEDISQLTREDCRKFLKEKGMRRPSWNKSQAIQQVISFKALLESNEDSGAGARRKILVASNSGESVKEAVFGEEESLYGQKDLSLKAAPVVQMNCQGGDTDDKTLSPSLGSPREYSKLPGRSQYETNELGGQMTIFYCGKINVYDSVPLAKARAIMHLAASPIDFPQGNLCNQNGAFSSFLGHVQEAEAKNDLISSIALSLNSHTMHTEKMTEYQQQFSRGKTNISRDSDVDGQVSRKVSLQRYLEKRKDRGRFFKGRKNAGQTLSSSEMYLNHQIRANYLNGQTNRSRTSSPPQSGMPHAFYSSADNQELVNFSVDLNDEGGQEH
- the LOC107897684 gene encoding protein TIFY 4B isoform X2, encoding MEAGVTTTATTTASFSSILDKPLSQLTEEDISQLTREDCRKFLKEKGMRRPSWNKSQAIQQVISFKALLESNEDSGAGARRKILVCPPPSHFPPQNAVASNSGESVKEAVFGEEESLYGQKDLSLKAAPVVQMNCQGGDTDDKTLSPSLGSPREYSKLPGRSQYETNELGGQMTIFYCGKINVYDSVPLAKARAIMHLAASPIDFPQGNLCNQNGAFSSFLGHVQEAEAKNDLISSIALSLNSHTMHTEKMTEYQQQFSRGKTNISRDSDVDGQVSRKVSLQRYLEKRKDRGRFFKGRKNAGQTLSSSEMYLNHQIRANYLNGQTNRSRTSSPPQSGMPHAFYSSADNQELVNFSVDLNDEGGQEH
- the LOC107897684 gene encoding protein TIFY 4B isoform X1; its protein translation is MEAGVTTTATTTASFSSILDKPLSQLTEEDISQLTREDCRKFLKEKGMRRPSWNKSQAIQQVISFKALLESNEDSGAGARRKILVCPPPSHFPPQNAVVASNSGESVKEAVFGEEESLYGQKDLSLKAAPVVQMNCQGGDTDDKTLSPSLGSPREYSKLPGRSQYETNELGGQMTIFYCGKINVYDSVPLAKARAIMHLAASPIDFPQGNLCNQNGAFSSFLGHVQEAEAKNDLISSIALSLNSHTMHTEKMTEYQQQFSRGKTNISRDSDVDGQVSRKVSLQRYLEKRKDRGRFFKGRKNAGQTLSSSEMYLNHQIRANYLNGQTNRSRTSSPPQSGMPHAFYSSADNQELVNFSVDLNDEGGQEH